The sequence GAGTCGTGACTGCGCACATTCGCATCGTCAAAACGACGGCCGGACGCGCCGCTCTCTGGATAATCTTCCTCTGCTTTATCTTTCTCCAAGTACTCCTCCCGCTCTTTCCAAACAGCGCCTCCTAAAGACAAACTGACAAACCCCTATTGGTGCTTTCGAGCAACACAATCCAGCCGAAAAGGCGCGTAGAAACTCAAACACCCGGAGAGCAAAACGACAACGCAAGGGACGTGCAAGCCAGCACCAACCAAGAAGAACATTGAAGCGCCGCGAACAAAAAACGCTGTCTTGCTTAAATTTTTGACCGAATAGAGTGCTTAGCCCCGCACGCCTGGCACGTCATGATAATCACGCCCGCTTCTTTGCTCAGCTTCGTCTCAGGCTTCCCACACTCCTTGCACAGAACAAACGTATCAGCATATTTCTCAATCTTTTCATTCACTTTCGAAGCAGAGAGCTTACTCCCAAATACAACACTCTGTTTAATGATCTCTCCAGGGGTTGCAAGCTCCTTTTGCAAAAACTTCAACAAATGCTGCGGCTTTCGCCCCAAGTGCTTGGCAATCGCCTCGAAATTATTAATAACGGTCTTCTGACCCTGCACGTGCCCCTTCACCTTCGGAATGCTAAACCGCTGCGTTTCCTCCACATCATCAGGCAAGACC comes from Candidatus Woesearchaeota archaeon and encodes:
- a CDS encoding translation initiation factor IF-2 subunit beta, yielding MDYEELLKRAKAVLPDDVEETQRFSIPKVKGHVQGQKTVINNFEAIAKHLGRKPQHLLKFLQKELATPGEIIKQSVVFGSKLSASKVNEKIEKYADTFVLCKECGKPETKLSKEAGVIIMTCQACGAKHSIRSKI